The following are encoded together in the Acipenser ruthenus chromosome 24, fAciRut3.2 maternal haplotype, whole genome shotgun sequence genome:
- the LOC131700480 gene encoding LOW QUALITY PROTEIN: gonadotropin-releasing hormone II receptor-like (The sequence of the model RefSeq protein was modified relative to this genomic sequence to represent the inferred CDS: substituted 2 bases at 2 genomic stop codons): MLTFCFFLFAGYSNSAVLYSVARKGRKSHIRILILSLTIADLMITFIVMPLDTIWNITVQWYAGEVPCKVLNFLKLFAMYSSALVLVVISLDRHTAILRPFSFTGASHRNRVMLAVAWTASILLASPQLFLFQLRTVEGVNFTQCIASGSFNERWKETLYNMFTFVTLYVTPLSVMIFCYARILWEIGRQANHGRDKFXFFFXCSSALTRSKNDHISKARLKTLKMTIVIVASFIVCWTPYYLLGLWYWFQPNMIEEMPEYIHHSLFLFGLLHTCSDPIIYGLYTPCFREDMRMCCHGVTRHKLAQKPRTVALLHVNGDNMGSVVSNRTAVQTVF; the protein is encoded by the exons ATGCTCACCTTCTGCTTCTTCCTCTTCGCTGGGTACAGTAACTCCGCGGTGCTCTACAGCGTCGCTCGCAAGGGAAGAAAGTCCCACATCCGCATCCTGATCCTCAGCCTCACCATCGCTGACCTGATGATCACCTTCATCGTGATGCCACTGGACACAATCTGGAACATCACAGTCCAGTGGTATGCGGGGGAGGTACCCTGCAAAGTGCTCAACTTCCTGAAGCTCTTTGCCATGTATTCCTCTGCCTTGGTGCTCGTGGTTATCAGCTTGGATCGACACACAGCCATCCTGCGTCCTTTCAGCTTCACCGGAGCCAGTCACCGGAACAGGGTCATGCTCGCTGTCGCCTGGACAGCCAGCATTCTCCTGGCCTCACCGCAG CTGTTTCTCTTCCAGCTCCGCACGGTTGAGGGGGTGAATTTCACGCAGTGCATTGCGTCTGGCAGTTTTAACGAGCGCTGGAAGGAGACGCTGTACAACATGTTCACCTTCGTCACCCTGTACGTGACCCCGCTGAGCGTCATGATCTTCTGCTACGCCAGGATCCTGTGGGAGATCGGTCGTCAAGCGAACCACGGCAGAG AcaaattctgattttttttttaatgttcctcaGCTCTAACAAGAAGCAAAAATGACCACATCTCCAAAGCGAGACTGAAAACTCTCAAAATGACAATTGTGATTGTGGCCTCCTTCATCGTGTGCTGGACCCCGTATTACCTCCTGGGGCTCTGGTACTGGTTCCAGCCCAACATGATTGAGGAAATGCCAGAGTACATCCATCACTCCCTGTTCTTGTTTGGCCTGCTCCACACCTGCTCTGACCCCATCATCTATGGCCTCTACACGCCCTGCTTCAGGGAGGATATGCGGATGTGTTGCCATGGTGTAACGAGACACAAGCTGGCACAGAAACCCAGGACTGTCGCCCTGCTCCATGTAAATGGTGACAATATGGGGTCTGTCGTTTCAAACAGGACAGCAGTTcagactgtgttttaa